Proteins encoded within one genomic window of Desulfonatronospira thiodismutans ASO3-1:
- a CDS encoding class I SAM-dependent methyltransferase, protein MTEQTMVNNLYNLIISDVTRLCYKNCMNYYPDNSVILDVGIGNGVMLKKNHELIKKKNLQITGLDINKYYLEHCRKLINAYDLQDQVQVLHQSVTTYDPPHEGYFDYVFFGMSFMLMEDQKAVLDRAKKWVKPDGEVIFFQTMFKNRSKFMEFVKPRLKFITTVDFGKVTYENDFYALLNEENLSPCKDMLLKKNVFKGECRMIVTQPEQSVGS, encoded by the coding sequence ATTACGGAGCAAACCATGGTAAACAACCTCTACAACCTCATAATCAGCGACGTCACCAGACTATGCTACAAAAACTGCATGAATTACTATCCAGACAACTCGGTCATTCTGGATGTGGGCATAGGCAACGGGGTGATGCTCAAAAAAAATCACGAACTCATCAAAAAGAAAAACCTGCAAATAACCGGCCTGGACATTAATAAGTACTACCTGGAGCACTGCAGAAAACTCATTAACGCATATGACCTTCAGGACCAGGTCCAGGTCCTGCACCAGTCCGTAACCACGTACGATCCCCCCCATGAGGGATACTTTGACTATGTTTTTTTCGGGATGAGCTTCATGCTCATGGAAGATCAGAAAGCAGTCCTGGACAGGGCCAAAAAGTGGGTCAAGCCCGACGGAGAGGTCATATTCTTTCAGACCATGTTCAAAAACAGGTCCAAATTCATGGAATTCGTCAAACCCAGACTCAAATTTATCACCACGGTTGACTTTGGCAAGGTCACCTATGAAAACGATTTCTATGCTTTGCTCAATGAAGAAAACCTCTCCCCGTGCAAAGACATGCTGCTCAAGAAAAACGTCTTCAAGGGGGAATGCCGCATGATAGTCACCCAGCCCGAACAGAGCGTGGGCAGTTAA
- a CDS encoding class I fructose-bisphosphate aldolase, producing the protein MAHNHSELTEMLGDEAEFLLNHQCRTIARDQLCLPGVDFVDKVYALSDRNNRVLVNLERLFSHGRLGGTGYMSILPVDQGVEHSGGASFAKNPAYFDPENIVKLAMEGGCNAVVSTFGVLGAVARKYAHKIPFVVKINHNELLTYPNTFDQIMFGTIDQASDMGAAAVGATIYFGADNSDRQIVEVARAFAYAHELGMATILWCYMRNSAFKTGGVDYHVAADLTGQANHLGVTLQADIIKQKLPEVNGGYKALNTGDSSYGKLDERIYSDLTTDHPIDLTRYQVANCYMGRAGLINSGGASGKNDYGEAVRTAVINKRAGGMGLISGRKAFQRPMDEGAKLLNLIQDVYLDDKITVA; encoded by the coding sequence ATGGCCCATAATCATAGTGAATTAACCGAGATGCTGGGAGACGAAGCGGAATTTCTGCTGAACCATCAATGCCGGACCATTGCCAGGGATCAGCTCTGCCTGCCCGGGGTGGACTTTGTGGATAAAGTGTATGCCCTCTCCGACAGGAATAACCGGGTGCTGGTTAACCTGGAGCGCCTTTTCAGCCATGGGCGTCTGGGTGGCACAGGATATATGTCCATCCTGCCCGTGGATCAGGGGGTGGAACATTCCGGCGGGGCATCCTTTGCCAAAAACCCTGCATATTTTGATCCGGAAAATATTGTAAAGCTGGCCATGGAAGGCGGATGCAACGCCGTGGTCTCCACCTTCGGGGTGCTGGGGGCGGTGGCGCGCAAGTATGCCCACAAAATACCCTTTGTGGTCAAGATCAACCACAACGAGCTGCTAACCTATCCCAACACCTTTGATCAGATCATGTTCGGAACCATTGACCAGGCCAGCGACATGGGGGCCGCCGCGGTGGGGGCGACCATATATTTCGGGGCGGACAATTCGGACCGCCAGATCGTGGAAGTAGCCAGGGCCTTTGCCTATGCTCATGAGCTGGGTATGGCCACGATTCTTTGGTGCTATATGCGAAACAGTGCCTTCAAGACAGGAGGCGTGGACTATCACGTGGCAGCAGATCTCACCGGGCAGGCCAATCACCTGGGAGTCACCCTGCAGGCGGACATAATCAAGCAGAAGCTGCCTGAGGTGAATGGCGGCTACAAGGCCCTGAATACCGGGGATTCTTCTTATGGCAAGCTGGATGAACGTATTTACAGTGACCTGACCACGGATCACCCCATAGACCTGACCCGTTACCAGGTGGCCAACTGCTATATGGGCCGGGCCGGGCTGATTAATTCCGGAGGGGCCTCCGGCAAAAACGACTACGGCGAAGCTGTACGCACAGCGGTTATAAACAAGCGGGCCGGAGGAATGGGGCTCATCAGCGGTCGGAAAGCCTTTCAAAGGCCCATGGATGAAGGGGCAAAACTCTTAAATCTCATCCAGGACGTCTATCTGGACGATAAGATAACTGTAGCCTGA
- a CDS encoding ribonucleoside triphosphate reductase, with translation MPKQIKKRDGCMESWSTDRIAHAILKALKASGIKDPLLASRLARKVEGKLHEDIPEQETVQDMVEMVLMESRLYDAAKKYIIYREKRRELRCQDQAYLNIGEIIDSYVYKSDWRVNENANMTHSFQGLMLHLSGSVQARYALEKYPEEVRMAHEHAYFHIHDLSFGLAGYCAGWSLRDLLLEGFNLEGKCSSGPAKHFDSALGQMVNFLGTLQNEWAGAQAFNNVDTYLAPFIRHDGLNYHEVKQAMQKFVFNLNTTSRWGGQSPFTNLTFDLVPPKHIAGEGAIIGGRITDDAYGDFEPEMEMINRAFLEVMLEGDYHDRIFSFPIPTYNVTSDFPWDSSVGRLLLELTAKYGAPYFQNFINSDLSPEDVRSMCCRLQMDLRELKKRTGGLFGAGDLTGSIGVVTLNLPKLAFLAQGEEDFLDIITEYAGLARDSLEFKRKLIQDNMERGLFPFSRRYLKNGLTNHFSTIGLIGGHEACINLLGKGIESDAGTRLMQRVLNHLRDLTRDYQETTGNLYNLEATPAEGTSYRLAKTDKTLYGQIYASGNGTPYYTNSTTLPVGATRDVFRALEHQDGLQPLYTGGTVFHTFLGEAVSDLDALKNFIVKAMTMTKVPYISITPTFSVCKDHGYLPGEHELCLHCSREAEVYTRVVGYYRPVKLWNRGKQSEYQDREVYQVEAV, from the coding sequence ATGCCCAAACAGATCAAGAAAAGAGACGGTTGTATGGAATCCTGGTCCACGGACCGGATTGCCCATGCCATTTTAAAGGCCCTCAAGGCCAGCGGAATCAAGGACCCTTTGCTGGCTTCCAGGCTGGCCCGCAAGGTGGAGGGCAAGCTGCACGAGGATATTCCGGAGCAGGAGACCGTCCAGGACATGGTGGAAATGGTGCTTATGGAGTCCAGGCTTTATGACGCGGCCAAGAAGTACATCATCTACCGCGAGAAGAGAAGGGAACTGCGCTGCCAGGATCAGGCCTATCTGAATATCGGGGAGATCATTGATTCCTACGTGTACAAGTCCGACTGGAGGGTCAATGAAAACGCCAATATGACCCATTCTTTCCAGGGACTCATGCTGCATCTCTCAGGTTCGGTCCAGGCCCGCTACGCCCTGGAAAAGTATCCGGAAGAAGTGCGCATGGCCCATGAGCATGCCTATTTTCACATCCACGACCTGTCCTTTGGACTGGCCGGGTACTGCGCAGGATGGAGCCTGCGCGATCTCTTGCTGGAGGGCTTCAACTTAGAGGGCAAGTGCTCCTCAGGGCCGGCCAAGCATTTTGATTCCGCACTGGGGCAGATGGTAAATTTTCTGGGGACTCTGCAGAACGAATGGGCCGGGGCCCAGGCCTTCAATAACGTGGATACCTATCTGGCCCCCTTTATCCGTCATGACGGCCTGAATTACCACGAGGTAAAACAGGCCATGCAGAAATTTGTTTTCAACCTGAATACCACATCCAGGTGGGGCGGTCAGAGTCCTTTTACCAACCTGACCTTTGACCTGGTCCCGCCAAAGCACATTGCAGGAGAAGGAGCCATCATCGGGGGCAGGATAACCGATGATGCCTACGGGGACTTTGAGCCGGAAATGGAAATGATCAACCGGGCCTTTCTGGAGGTCATGCTTGAAGGTGATTATCACGACCGCATTTTTTCTTTTCCCATACCCACGTACAATGTCACTTCCGATTTTCCCTGGGACAGCAGTGTGGGCAGGCTTCTTCTGGAGCTAACAGCCAAGTACGGGGCTCCCTATTTTCAAAACTTTATAAATTCCGATCTAAGCCCGGAAGATGTGCGCTCCATGTGCTGCCGTCTGCAGATGGACCTGCGCGAGTTAAAAAAACGCACCGGCGGGCTTTTCGGGGCCGGGGATCTTACCGGATCCATAGGGGTGGTCACCCTGAACCTGCCCAAGCTGGCCTTTCTGGCCCAGGGGGAGGAGGACTTCCTGGACATCATTACTGAATATGCCGGGCTGGCCCGAGATTCCTTAGAATTCAAAAGAAAGCTCATCCAGGATAATATGGAGCGAGGTCTTTTTCCTTTTTCCAGAAGGTACCTTAAAAACGGCCTGACCAACCACTTCAGCACCATCGGCCTTATCGGCGGACACGAGGCCTGCATCAATCTTTTGGGCAAGGGTATAGAAAGTGATGCCGGCACCAGGCTGATGCAGAGAGTGCTCAATCACCTTCGGGACCTGACCAGGGATTATCAGGAAACAACCGGGAATCTGTACAATCTGGAGGCCACTCCGGCCGAGGGTACCAGCTACCGTCTGGCCAAGACCGACAAGACATTGTACGGACAGATTTACGCCTCGGGCAACGGCACACCGTACTATACCAACTCCACAACCCTGCCGGTGGGAGCCACCCGGGACGTATTCAGGGCTTTGGAGCACCAGGACGGCCTGCAGCCCCTTTATACCGGGGGCACAGTTTTTCATACCTTTCTGGGGGAGGCGGTCTCAGATCTGGATGCCCTGAAAAATTTCATTGTCAAGGCCATGACCATGACTAAAGTTCCATACATATCCATCACCCCGACTTTTTCAGTATGCAAAGACCACGGATACCTCCCGGGCGAGCATGAGCTGTGCCTGCACTGCAGCCGGGAAGCAGAAGTCTATACCAGGGTAGTGGGCTATTACCGCCCGGTAAAGCTGTGGAACAGGGGCAAACAGTCCGAGTACCAGGACAGGGAGGTTTACCAGGTAGAGGCGGTTTAG
- a CDS encoding radical SAM protein, with protein MQDLDYSAWDMLKGYEPFSLCDWPGRISAVLFFGGCNLRCPTCHNASFAWHPESFPVLDCLGVLEQVQRNRNWLEGLVLTGGEVTILPGFDSLLHDLSSLNIPIKLDTNGLSPDCVKLALEHSSIKMIAVDIKGPWHMYPGLTGDRAAPGQARDCLGQILELAADSPERFMFRITRVPGLSDPDIENVKAWLPPGFELKVQDYRPSRITANQ; from the coding sequence ATGCAGGATTTAGACTATAGTGCCTGGGACATGCTCAAGGGATATGAGCCCTTCAGCCTCTGCGACTGGCCGGGACGGATAAGCGCGGTTCTTTTTTTCGGGGGCTGCAATCTGCGCTGTCCCACCTGCCACAATGCTTCTTTTGCCTGGCACCCGGAAAGTTTTCCGGTCCTGGACTGCCTGGGAGTGCTGGAGCAGGTGCAGCGCAACCGCAACTGGCTGGAAGGGCTGGTGCTGACCGGCGGTGAAGTCACCATTCTGCCAGGTTTTGATTCTTTGCTGCATGATCTGTCCAGCCTGAACATTCCCATTAAACTGGACACCAACGGACTCAGCCCGGATTGTGTAAAACTAGCTCTTGAGCATAGCTCAATAAAAATGATAGCAGTGGATATCAAGGGGCCGTGGCATATGTATCCGGGGCTTACCGGTGATCGGGCCGCTCCCGGGCAGGCCAGGGATTGTCTGGGGCAGATTCTGGAGCTTGCTGCAGATAGCCCGGAGAGGTTCATGTTCAGGATCACCCGGGTGCCTGGTTTAAGTGATCCGGACATTGAAAACGTAAAAGCCTGGCTGCCGCCCGGGTTCGAGCTCAAAGTTCAGGATTACCGGCCGTCCAGAATAACAGCAAACCAGTAA
- a CDS encoding sigma-54 interaction domain-containing protein encodes MSGKTTKDEPWEGFTKAILESISDGVFTVNREWMITSFNRAAEQITGISRDQALGRPCWEVLRSSMCQSQCALGYTLESGKPVIGKACYIIDSQGGRIPISVSTAMLRNSRGELVGGAETFRDLSEVERLRLELKGGLSTGNLVSHSPAMQKVLQIIPAVAASSSTVLILGETGTGKELAAKTIHSLGSKKDAPFVPVNCGALPDTLLESELFGYKAGAFTGAERDRPGRFAQAGNGTLFLDEIGEVSQALQIRLLRVLQEKAYDPLGSSRPEKTNARIITATNRDLEEMVRQKLFRQDLYYRINIVRIELPPLRHRKEDIPHLAQHFVDRFNRLQRKEVQGLTPEAVSLCMAYDWPGNIRELENIIERAFVLCSRGKIGIEHLPAELTLKDTEIPADFQTAKHILEARSIEKALEQTGNNKTRAARLLGMHKSTLHRKLKKLNIHTP; translated from the coding sequence ATGAGCGGCAAAACAACAAAAGATGAACCCTGGGAAGGCTTTACCAAGGCCATACTTGAAAGCATATCCGACGGCGTCTTTACAGTAAACCGGGAGTGGATGATCACCTCCTTCAACCGGGCCGCGGAGCAGATTACCGGCATTTCCAGAGACCAGGCCCTGGGCCGGCCCTGCTGGGAAGTGCTCAGATCCAGCATGTGCCAGTCCCAGTGCGCTCTGGGATATACCCTTGAGTCAGGAAAACCAGTCATCGGCAAAGCCTGCTATATCATAGACTCCCAGGGTGGACGCATCCCCATAAGCGTATCCACTGCCATGCTTCGCAACTCCAGGGGCGAACTGGTGGGAGGAGCCGAGACCTTTCGCGACCTGAGCGAAGTGGAGAGATTACGTCTGGAACTCAAGGGTGGTCTGTCCACCGGCAATCTCGTAAGCCACAGCCCGGCCATGCAGAAGGTACTGCAGATCATCCCCGCGGTGGCCGCAAGCTCCAGCACGGTGCTCATCCTGGGGGAGACCGGCACTGGAAAAGAACTGGCAGCAAAAACCATTCATTCCTTAGGGTCCAAAAAGGACGCTCCTTTTGTGCCCGTAAACTGCGGTGCACTGCCTGACACCCTTCTGGAGTCCGAGCTCTTCGGATACAAGGCCGGAGCTTTTACTGGTGCAGAACGGGACAGGCCCGGCCGCTTCGCCCAGGCCGGAAACGGGACCCTGTTTCTGGACGAAATCGGAGAGGTCAGCCAGGCTCTCCAGATCCGCCTGCTGCGAGTACTCCAGGAAAAGGCCTATGACCCCCTTGGCTCCTCCAGACCGGAAAAAACCAACGCTAGGATCATAACCGCCACCAACAGGGACCTGGAAGAAATGGTGCGGCAGAAACTCTTCCGCCAGGACCTGTACTACCGCATAAATATCGTGCGTATAGAACTGCCTCCCTTGAGACACAGAAAAGAAGATATCCCCCACCTGGCCCAGCATTTTGTAGACAGGTTCAACCGCCTCCAGAGAAAAGAGGTCCAGGGCCTTACACCCGAGGCCGTTTCTCTTTGCATGGCATACGACTGGCCGGGAAATATACGGGAACTGGAAAACATCATCGAAAGGGCCTTTGTGCTGTGTTCCCGGGGCAAAATCGGCATTGAACACCTGCCCGCGGAACTGACACTCAAGGATACTGAAATACCTGCGGACTTTCAGACCGCAAAACACATCCTGGAGGCCAGGAGTATTGAAAAGGCCCTGGAACAGACCGGCAACAACAAAACCAGAGCCGCCAGGCTTCTGGGCATGCACAAGAGCACCCTGCACCGCAAGCTGAAAAAACTGAACATCCACACTCCATGA
- a CDS encoding NifB/NifX family molybdenum-iron cluster-binding protein: protein MKAAVSTWQDRVAPVFDVSNTIVVVDIESGAVSNRWSEYLDENDSSAKILRLAGLKIDMLVCGAISKSLCHLIAASGITVVPFVSGRVNEVIQALMDDRLNEERFDMPGRRKCFFNPEKCSFKKKEAHMPGRGKSGQGAGQPGGCAGKTGPGRGQGGGMNTSGFCACPQCGHKVEHVKGHPCYEQTCPSCGAAMSRG, encoded by the coding sequence ATGAAAGCGGCTGTAAGCACATGGCAGGACCGGGTGGCCCCGGTTTTTGATGTTTCCAACACTATTGTGGTGGTGGATATTGAATCCGGCGCAGTCAGCAACAGATGGTCTGAATACCTGGACGAAAACGACTCTTCAGCCAAAATACTCAGACTGGCCGGGCTGAAAATAGACATGCTGGTTTGCGGAGCCATCTCTAAGTCCCTTTGCCATCTTATCGCCGCCAGCGGAATTACAGTTGTGCCTTTTGTATCCGGGCGGGTTAACGAAGTCATACAGGCACTGATGGATGACAGACTGAATGAGGAACGCTTTGACATGCCCGGGCGGCGCAAATGCTTTTTCAATCCTGAAAAATGTTCTTTCAAAAAAAAGGAGGCCCATATGCCGGGCAGAGGAAAATCAGGTCAAGGTGCAGGACAGCCTGGTGGATGTGCCGGAAAAACCGGTCCAGGCCGTGGACAGGGCGGAGGCATGAACACCAGCGGATTTTGTGCCTGCCCTCAATGCGGACACAAGGTGGAACACGTAAAGGGCCACCCCTGCTATGAACAGACATGCCCCAGTTGCGGGGCGGCCATGAGCAGGGGGTAA
- a CDS encoding DUF5320 domain-containing protein: MPGLNGTGPMGHGPGTGKGLGRCRGRIRADVAGESPAPEKPAVTTLAQDGQRLCLRGGQRTGRCRGRGRGQGRCPGSFER; encoded by the coding sequence ATGCCGGGACTTAATGGAACAGGACCCATGGGACATGGTCCGGGAACAGGAAAAGGACTGGGGCGTTGCCGGGGCAGAATAAGAGCAGACGTTGCCGGAGAATCCCCTGCCCCTGAAAAGCCAGCTGTGACCACATTAGCTCAAGACGGACAAAGGCTTTGCTTGAGAGGCGGACAGAGAACCGGAAGATGCCGGGGCCGGGGCCGGGGACAGGGTAGATGCCCAGGAAGTTTTGAAAGATAA
- a CDS encoding CGGC domain-containing protein translates to MKKIALIACSMIRGSNLCPGDAKCFVALGRKEGEFKRYENQDVSLVGIVDCGGCEGNKNRVVCSMALLNMHLKALNEKVDTIHVSTCIMKYCKRKDDLIEAIRQKAGVEVVEGTHDYIPPSIFEQS, encoded by the coding sequence ATGAAAAAAATAGCTCTTATCGCCTGCAGCATGATCAGAGGCAGCAACCTGTGCCCTGGAGATGCCAAATGTTTCGTGGCCCTGGGCAGGAAAGAGGGCGAGTTCAAAAGATATGAAAACCAGGACGTTTCCCTGGTGGGCATTGTTGACTGCGGGGGATGCGAAGGCAACAAAAACCGTGTGGTCTGCAGCATGGCCCTTTTGAACATGCACCTCAAGGCCCTGAATGAAAAAGTGGACACAATCCACGTCAGTACCTGCATCATGAAATACTGCAAAAGAAAGGATGATCTAATAGAAGCCATCAGGCAAAAGGCCGGGGTGGAAGTGGTGGAAGGCACCCACGACTATATCCCTCCCTCCATATTCGAGCAAAGCTGA
- a CDS encoding NifB/NifX family molybdenum-iron cluster-binding protein — protein sequence MIIAVSSQGQELKSPLDPRFGRAAHFILYDTENDSFAILNNEPSLNAAQGAGIQAAQAVSRGKAEAVITGHCGPKAFSALQAGGIAVYLCKENTVEEAIQAYKKGRLEQAEEADRSGHW from the coding sequence ATGATTATTGCTGTATCCTCACAGGGACAGGAGTTGAAATCCCCGCTTGATCCACGTTTCGGCAGGGCTGCTCATTTTATTTTATACGACACAGAAAACGATAGCTTTGCAATCCTGAACAATGAGCCCAGTCTAAACGCTGCCCAGGGAGCGGGCATCCAGGCCGCTCAGGCCGTATCCCGGGGCAAAGCCGAAGCGGTAATCACCGGGCATTGCGGACCCAAGGCCTTTTCCGCCCTCCAGGCAGGAGGCATAGCGGTTTATCTGTGCAAAGAAAATACCGTTGAAGAGGCCATCCAGGCTTACAAGAAGGGTCGCCTGGAACAGGCTGAAGAAGCTGACAGGTCCGGACACTGGTAA
- a CDS encoding P-loop NTPase, with protein sequence MRLAIISGKGGTGKTTVAVNLALYLQKEGQKVCLADCDVEEPNAHFFLDAAWSRENRQTVAVPEIDNTKCLGESCLQCVNECRFNSLIWIADKVMVFPELCHACGLCFFLCPVQAVDESTREIGLVRHGKGRGVEVCGGLLRIGEAMAPPLIRRVLKSTPGQGIVIADAPPGTSCPVMETLRDVDYVILVGEPNPFGLHDFKIAVELVRKLGLALGTVINRDGMGDDQMEKYIRHERLPLLARLPYSRQAAAACSRAEPLLEAMPEFKEIYRNMWENLQKEMQAGGK encoded by the coding sequence ATGCGCCTGGCCATAATCAGCGGAAAAGGAGGTACAGGGAAGACCACCGTGGCGGTGAATCTGGCCCTTTACCTGCAAAAGGAAGGGCAAAAGGTCTGCCTTGCCGACTGCGATGTGGAAGAACCCAATGCCCATTTCTTCCTGGATGCTGCCTGGTCCCGGGAGAACAGACAGACCGTTGCGGTCCCTGAAATAGACAACACAAAATGTCTGGGAGAATCGTGTCTGCAATGTGTCAACGAATGCCGCTTCAATTCCCTCATCTGGATAGCGGACAAGGTCATGGTCTTCCCGGAACTCTGCCACGCCTGCGGTCTCTGCTTTTTTTTATGCCCTGTGCAGGCCGTAGATGAAAGCACCAGGGAAATAGGTCTGGTGCGCCACGGCAAAGGCCGCGGCGTGGAGGTCTGCGGCGGCTTGCTGCGCATCGGGGAAGCCATGGCGCCCCCGCTTATCAGGCGTGTACTAAAAAGCACTCCAGGCCAGGGGATTGTCATTGCAGACGCACCCCCGGGAACTTCATGCCCGGTAATGGAAACCCTTCGCGACGTAGATTATGTCATCCTGGTGGGAGAACCCAACCCTTTCGGGCTGCACGACTTCAAAATCGCAGTGGAGCTTGTACGCAAGCTGGGCCTTGCATTGGGCACAGTGATCAACAGGGACGGCATGGGAGATGATCAAATGGAAAAATATATACGGCATGAAAGGCTCCCGCTACTGGCCAGACTCCCCTACAGCAGACAGGCTGCAGCGGCCTGCTCCAGGGCAGAGCCCCTTCTGGAGGCCATGCCTGAATTCAAAGAAATATACAGGAATATGTGGGAAAACTTGCAAAAAGAAATGCAGGCCGGGGGCAAATAA
- a CDS encoding ATP-binding protein — translation MQEIVVISGKGGTGKTSLVSGLAATGTRQVLGDCDVDASDLHLIMAPEILEAHEFINGQQAQIVPDLCTGCGLCRAYCRFQAISEDYRVMQEHCEGCALCLHVCPESAVSMHDRHCGQWFSSSTRFGPMIHASLGIGQENSGKLVSIVRKKSHQTAQEEAAENVLGDGAPGVGCPVIASLTNADMALLVTEPTRSAFADLRRVFDLTRHFKIPCLAVINKADLNPDITVEIERFCLEYGLGVPVKLPYDQDFTRAQIQGQSIVEYHPEKWTRPMQDIWKSAAKILKHKNNPGRNKNE, via the coding sequence ATGCAGGAAATCGTAGTCATAAGCGGCAAGGGCGGCACCGGAAAAACCAGCCTGGTGTCCGGGCTGGCAGCAACAGGTACCCGGCAGGTACTTGGGGACTGTGACGTGGATGCAAGCGATCTGCATCTGATTATGGCCCCGGAAATACTTGAGGCCCACGAGTTCATCAACGGACAGCAGGCTCAAATAGTCCCGGACCTGTGCACAGGTTGCGGTCTGTGCCGCGCATACTGCCGATTTCAGGCCATTTCGGAAGATTACCGGGTCATGCAGGAACATTGTGAGGGATGCGCCCTTTGTCTCCACGTCTGCCCTGAATCCGCGGTAAGCATGCATGACAGGCATTGCGGCCAGTGGTTCAGTTCCAGCACGAGATTCGGCCCCATGATCCATGCCAGCCTGGGCATTGGACAGGAAAACTCCGGCAAACTGGTATCCATTGTCCGAAAAAAGTCGCACCAGACGGCACAGGAAGAAGCCGCGGAAAACGTGCTTGGCGATGGCGCTCCCGGGGTGGGCTGCCCGGTGATAGCGTCCCTGACCAATGCGGACATGGCCCTGCTGGTTACTGAGCCCACCAGAAGCGCCTTTGCTGATTTGCGCCGGGTGTTCGACCTTACCAGACATTTCAAAATCCCCTGTCTGGCAGTAATCAACAAGGCTGACCTCAACCCGGACATTACCGTGGAAATTGAAAGATTCTGCCTGGAATACGGCCTGGGCGTCCCTGTAAAGCTACCCTATGATCAGGATTTCACCAGAGCCCAGATTCAGGGCCAGAGCATTGTGGAGTACCATCCTGAAAAATGGACCCGGCCCATGCAGGACATCTGGAAATCGGCAGCAAAAATTTTAAAGCATAAAAACAACCCAGGGAGAAACAAAAATGAGTGA
- a CDS encoding iron-sulfur cluster carrier protein MrpORP: MSDKACGSCSTASDCQSRSKEQEKNRKLAHSLSRIKHKVVVLSGKGGVGKSSVAANVAAELSLSGCRVGLVDVDVHGPSIPRLFGLEDSRPVTRDQKLVPAMWNGQLLVMSLGFLLQSKEDSVIWRGPVKMGLIRQFLEDVDWGDLDYLIVDCPPGTGDEPLSVVQLLGHEAHALIVTSPQDVAVDDVRRSVNFCRHTGNQVLGIVENMSGFVCPRCGEEAHIFSSGGGQKLAQEMQVPFLGGIPLDPDMVKAADEGMPFIARQAESPALSALQKILEPIKQLQGQKDFFQDQLSNLQASPSNTPDSVRPQNGAVKIAIPLAQGRLCQHFGHCELFALFSVNTEDKTILHQEQLTPPPHEPGVLPNWLAEKEAGLVIAGGMGSRAQDLLREKGIRIITGAPEGTAEEIVKSWLDGNLVTGQNACDH, from the coding sequence ATGAGTGATAAGGCATGCGGCAGCTGCAGCACTGCATCAGACTGTCAGAGCAGGTCAAAGGAACAGGAAAAGAACCGGAAGCTTGCCCACAGCCTCAGCCGGATAAAACACAAGGTAGTGGTCCTGTCCGGCAAAGGGGGAGTGGGCAAAAGCAGCGTAGCTGCCAATGTGGCAGCAGAACTTTCCCTGTCCGGCTGCAGGGTTGGCCTTGTGGACGTGGATGTTCACGGCCCGAGCATTCCCAGACTTTTCGGCCTGGAAGACTCCCGTCCGGTAACCAGGGACCAAAAACTTGTCCCGGCAATGTGGAACGGTCAACTTTTGGTCATGTCCCTGGGCTTTCTGCTGCAAAGCAAGGAAGATTCGGTCATCTGGAGAGGTCCGGTAAAGATGGGGCTGATCAGGCAATTCTTAGAAGACGTGGACTGGGGAGACCTGGATTACCTCATTGTTGACTGCCCCCCGGGCACCGGGGACGAGCCCCTGTCCGTGGTTCAGCTTCTTGGTCACGAGGCCCACGCCCTGATAGTCACCAGCCCCCAGGACGTGGCTGTTGACGATGTACGCCGTTCAGTGAATTTCTGCCGCCACACCGGCAACCAGGTCCTGGGCATAGTGGAAAACATGAGCGGTTTTGTCTGCCCCAGATGCGGGGAAGAAGCTCACATTTTTTCCAGTGGAGGAGGCCAGAAGCTGGCTCAGGAGATGCAGGTGCCCTTTCTGGGCGGCATCCCTTTGGATCCGGACATGGTCAAGGCTGCCGATGAAGGCATGCCCTTTATTGCCAGGCAGGCCGAAAGTCCGGCCCTGTCCGCCCTGCAAAAAATCCTGGAACCCATAAAACAACTGCAGGGACAAAAAGATTTTTTCCAGGACCAACTGTCCAACCTACAGGCATCACCTTCAAACACACCGGATTCAGTCAGGCCTCAAAACGGGGCCGTAAAAATTGCCATCCCCCTGGCCCAGGGCAGACTGTGCCAGCACTTCGGTCATTGCGAACTTTTCGCCCTGTTTAGCGTAAATACCGAAGATAAAACCATCCTGCACCAGGAGCAGCTCACCCCGCCGCCCCACGAACCCGGGGTTCTGCCCAATTGGCTGGCCGAGAAGGAAGCAGGCCTGGTAATTGCCGGGGGGATGGGCTCAAGAGCCCAGGATCTGCTCAGGGAAAAAGGAATCAGGATTATCACCGGTGCACCGGAAGGTACTGCTGAAGAAATCGTCAAATCCTGGCTGGATGGAAACCTGGTCACCGGTCAAAACGCCTGCGATCATTAA